From Candidatus Methanosuratincola sp.:
ACATCAACGAGACCCCGGACGAGGTGATCGTAACCGCGGAGCTGCCGGGCGTGCAGAAGGAGAACATCGAGCTCAACCTCGTGGACAACACGCTCGAGATAAGGACCTCCCAGAAGGAAGAGGTCGCCGTCGAGAAGGAGGGGTTCAGGAGGAGAGAGAGGAGGTCGATGAACTTCTATAGGGTGATCGAGCTCCCCTGTGGCGTCGACGGCTCGAAGGTCAAGGCGACCTTCAACAACGGTGTCCTGGAGGTCAGGATGCCCAAGCTAGAAAAGGCAAGGAAGCACTCGATCAGGATCGAGTGAGCTCCCGCGCATCCTCCTTTTTTTGGTTTTTTTAGTTGAGCAAAGATCAATTATTTTTATTCATTTATTTTTCAACCCGGCCCGCCTAACCCATACGGAGGCCTTCCGCCGCAAGATCCAGCAGGGTTTTGATCCAGGATTCAACAGCATTTTTATTACACTCAAGGTGATATTAAGCGTAAAATGGAAGGGGGCAACGATGGAGAGCATAAAGACCGTTTCCAAAGATAGAACCGAAAGGTTGGCCTGGCTCTCA
This genomic window contains:
- a CDS encoding Hsp20/alpha crystallin family protein: MSYGIDIFDDFRRMMREMERFMGSMTEEMQKRLPVTREAGFREPLVDINETPDEVIVTAELPGVQKENIELNLVDNTLEIRTSQKEEVAVEKEGFRRRERRSMNFYRVIELPCGVDGSKVKATFNNGVLEVRMPKLEKARKHSIRIE